TCACCACCGCCCTATCAAGTTCATCGAGTTCCCTGATCGCATGCCATAAGAGTTCCTTTTGTTCGCTGTTTTCTGCCTCAACGGCACGATGCGTCCCTTCATCGATCGGTCGTGTTTCCGTTCGGCGGTCTTCCTTGCAGCGGTAAGTAAGCACGGTATTGAGGGCCACGCGATACAACCACGTGCTGAATTTGCTCGCGCCCTTGAACGATCCGAAAGACTTCCATGCTTGGATCAGCACTTCCTGATAAAGGTCTGCCACATCTTCATCGAGATCCACGTACAACCTAATGACCTTGTACACCGGACCTTTGTTTTGGTCGATCAACCTCTCGAACTCGGAGCTTTCGATCATTTTAATTCAGCCGGTTCAACGGTGTATCCCATCTCGCGAAGTTCATGAACAAGTCCTTTTGACCCCGTCAAATGCAAGGCTCCGACAGCAATGAACACCTTTCCCTCTTCGAGGATCCCGGGTAATAGCTTCAACCAACGCTCATTGCGTTTGTCGAGCAATTCTTCCATACCGCCCCAGTCGGCCGAATCCTCGCCCAGCTCTTGCAGCACTTGAAAATCATTGTCTCGATATGCGACTAAGATATCTTTGGTGAGCTGAATAGCCTCTTCTTTTTCGCGAACCATCTCTACCAAATCATCGGCTTGCTCTTCGGGCGTACCGTAATTATAGAGCAGTTCACTTTGTTCGAGAAGTGTTTCCAATCCCCGGACTTCCTTTCCGGCCTTCTCACCTTCAAAACCGAAATAAGCATCCATAGGCAAACCGGGAATACTGGCCAATTCAGGAAACTGCGCTTGATTGTACGACAAGGTTAAGAGTAGAGATACGACGATAGGCTTCATTTGATTCAGCTGACTCAAGGACATTCCGAGAGACTGTTGAGTCTCATCGTCCAGCATGTGGAATTCGGATGAATCGAGCAGAGCCTCCAAGGTTTGGTCGGTCATCATACCCATCATCATGGCCTGTCCCAAGGCCGAGCTATCGATGACCATTTCTACAACGACTTCGTCACTTGCCTCAAAGGCACGGTGCACACCGGGCCATTCGTTTAAAAACCCTTCATTAAGGAGGTGGTAGGTGCCGAACAAGTAAGCCGGTTGTTCCATCCCCTCTTTATCGATCTTCCAGAAGACCCCTTGTTCTTGACCGCCATCCACGGTCATGGCTGAAGACGGAGCTATCCGCATCTGGCCGTAGGCCGAAAAAATCAGAAATAAGAGCAGGGAGAAAAGCGTTAAGTGTTTCCGTTTCATGGCAATTTAAATAAGTGTTCGGCCCATTAGTCGAGCGGAGGCCACGAAAAATTACACGTGTGGCAAATTATTTTCCGTGGAAGAAATCTTCCCCGCGCCATTCGGTTAGCCTGTCGACGGCAAAGAGGTAGTAATCACTTTCGTGATCCGTTTCGCGTTCGATGTAGCTCTTATAGTAATCGGCGGCTAGTTCGCGGTTACCTGCTTCATCGTATGCACGTGCGATCAGGTAGGTAAAAACGGGGGCCTCGGTATCGTAATGATAGGATTCCTTGTACGACTCCACCGCGTTTAGAGGCTGGCCCGCGGCCTGTTGGCTTCGGCCGGCGAACTCAAAGTACACGGACAAGTCCTTTGACGTACCGAGGTCAGCTGCCTTCAAGAAGTAGTGCGCCGCCGAGTCGTACTCTTCGGTTCGGTAATAGGCCATGGCGAGTACGTAAGTAGGTCCCTCTTCGGCGTCGTTGGGGTGTAGTCTTTTGAGCACGTCTATGGACTCATCGTTGTAATGTGATCGGTACAAGCTGATTCCATAGATCTCATTCCACGTGGCATTCAACGATCCGGCGGTATCGACATGGCGGAGGTAAGGTAGAACCTCCCAATATTTTTCGGCTCGGTAGGCCACTCGCGCGCCCAACAGGTACAGCTCTTGGCGATCGGGCTGAACCCGCATTGCAACTCGAATGAGGCTATCGGCCCGCACGAAATTTTGAAGTCCTTCGTATAGTTCCACTACTTGAGCCAAAGAAGCAATATCGTATGGATTCAATGAGACGGCTTGTTCGAAATTGTAAACTGCCAAGGGTAACACGCCCAATTGTAAAGCCGTATTCGCATATTGCCGGTGGTAACGTGATGAATTTGGATATCGACGGACAAATTTCTGCCAAAGTAAAAGGGCTGTTGTATCGCGATCGACTTGGCCGGCAACTTCGGCAGAGAGCACTATTCCGGGTACGTAATTCGAATCGAGCCGGAGCAATACGTCACAGCTTTTCCATGCTCGATCAAATCGACCTAGCCTCCGGTAGATCGATCCTTGGAGGTAAAAATACCCGATATCGCGGTCTTCGTGAGAAACTCGTTCTAGAAATTCCAAGGCTTCCTCGAGTCGCTCAACATTGAAAGCGGATTGGGCGGAATCAACATAAGCCGAGCTTTCTTGAGCGTGAACTGCCGAAAACGACATCGATAACAGTATGGCCGTAAAATGCCTCTTCATCAATTCAACAGCAGTTTCAAGTAAAAAAGTGGGTTGTAAATATTCTTTCTCAGTTCGATCTCGGTCAGCGATCCGGATATTATCTTACGGACGGTTTCATTCCTATTGGATTTACGCACGGTGTAGTTTATTATGCCGGGATATTTAAGCATATTCTGCAAAGCTCTGCTCCACTTTAACTCACTCCACATTCGCCGGTAGACCTCCTCATCGTACGCTTTGAGGTCTTTGGCCGAGGTTTTTCGGGCTTTGAGTAATTCGGGGACGACCGCCGCCGCTACGCGTCCTGTCCGAATGGAATTACCGATGCCCTCTCCCGTTGCCGGATCGATGACTGAGGCCGCATCACCCAGGAGAACGAAATGATCTCCCGAAATAACTCTCTTTTTAGAGCCGATGGGCAAGCCCCAGCCCTTTACTTTTTCAAGTGGTTCGGCATCTTTGAATCTAGGAGCAAAGTCCGGATGCTCGTGAATAAGTCGATGCATATGCTTCTTGAGATCAACTTTTTTCTCGGCAATTTTACTCGACAGCATTCCGATACCAACGTTTGCATTTCCGTTCGGCAAGGGAAACATCCAGAAGTACCCTGGAATGATTTCCTTTTCAAAGTGAAGCTCAATGAACCCCTTTTCGTGAAACCCTTGTACCCCATGCCAGTATTGACGAAGTCCTGCGCAATAATGCTCGCGCTCGACTACGAGCTGCCCCATTTGCTTGGCCAGTATACTTTGAGCTCCATCCGCTATAAAGAGCATTCGAGATTCAAATGCACCACGTGAGGTCTCGACTTTCCATCTTTTTCCATTCCAGTGAGCTCCTTTAACGGTTACTCCATCTCGAGCATCCACAACATTGGAGTCTGCAGCCATTTTCCACATGTAATGATCGAACCTGAAGCGCTCGGAAATATACCCTGGAGCCAAGTCTTCTTCCATATCCGGGAATTCGAATTCCACCAGGTCTCCAGAAGGGCTGCTCACCCTTGCACCATAGGAAGGTATCTTTTCCGTAAAGGAGCGAATCTCATCAATCGGCACCTGAAGTTGAAGTAATTGACGCCATACGTCCGGACTCAATGCGTCACCGCAAATTTTATCACGGGGGAATACATGTTTTTCGAGGAGTAGAACCTTCAG
This genomic interval from Flavobacteriales bacterium contains the following:
- a CDS encoding sigma-70 family RNA polymerase sigma factor yields the protein MIESSEFERLIDQNKGPVYKVIRLYVDLDEDVADLYQEVLIQAWKSFGSFKGASKFSTWLYRVALNTVLTYRCKEDRRTETRPIDEGTHRAVEAENSEQKELLWHAIRELDELDRAVVTLHFDGYDYGEISAITGLSASNVRVRLHRIKKRITKKLRLWLKN
- a CDS encoding TraB/GumN family protein, which translates into the protein MKRKHLTLFSLLLFLIFSAYGQMRIAPSSAMTVDGGQEQGVFWKIDKEGMEQPAYLFGTYHLLNEGFLNEWPGVHRAFEASDEVVVEMVIDSSALGQAMMMGMMTDQTLEALLDSSEFHMLDDETQQSLGMSLSQLNQMKPIVVSLLLTLSYNQAQFPELASIPGLPMDAYFGFEGEKAGKEVRGLETLLEQSELLYNYGTPEEQADDLVEMVREKEEAIQLTKDILVAYRDNDFQVLQELGEDSADWGGMEELLDKRNERWLKLLPGILEEGKVFIAVGALHLTGSKGLVHELREMGYTVEPAELK
- a CDS encoding tetratricopeptide repeat protein, whose protein sequence is MKRHFTAILLSMSFSAVHAQESSAYVDSAQSAFNVERLEEALEFLERVSHEDRDIGYFYLQGSIYRRLGRFDRAWKSCDVLLRLDSNYVPGIVLSAEVAGQVDRDTTALLLWQKFVRRYPNSSRYHRQYANTALQLGVLPLAVYNFEQAVSLNPYDIASLAQVVELYEGLQNFVRADSLIRVAMRVQPDRQELYLLGARVAYRAEKYWEVLPYLRHVDTAGSLNATWNEIYGISLYRSHYNDESIDVLKRLHPNDAEEGPTYVLAMAYYRTEEYDSAAHYFLKAADLGTSKDLSVYFEFAGRSQQAAGQPLNAVESYKESYHYDTEAPVFTYLIARAYDEAGNRELAADYYKSYIERETDHESDYYLFAVDRLTEWRGEDFFHGK
- a CDS encoding geranylgeranyl reductase family protein, with product MAEVYDVVISGGGPAGTSAAIGLKNSGLKVLLLEKHVFPRDKICGDALSPDVWRQLLQLQVPIDEIRSFTEKIPSYGARVSSPSGDLVEFEFPDMEEDLAPGYISERFRFDHYMWKMAADSNVVDARDGVTVKGAHWNGKRWKVETSRGAFESRMLFIADGAQSILAKQMGQLVVEREHYCAGLRQYWHGVQGFHEKGFIELHFEKEIIPGYFWMFPLPNGNANVGIGMLSSKIAEKKVDLKKHMHRLIHEHPDFAPRFKDAEPLEKVKGWGLPIGSKKRVISGDHFVLLGDAASVIDPATGEGIGNSIRTGRVAAAVVPELLKARKTSAKDLKAYDEEVYRRMWSELKWSRALQNMLKYPGIINYTVRKSNRNETVRKIISGSLTEIELRKNIYNPLFYLKLLLN